Proteins encoded in a region of the Deltaproteobacteria bacterium genome:
- a CDS encoding rubrerythrin family protein, with product MSELVIENQIGVAKGTELEKEVMDNFRGETAEVGLYLAMARQAEREGYPEVARALKDFAWEEANHAAQFAELNGLISTSTKENVERMLKGEQMANKGKRAAALKSKECNIDACHDFFDESARDEGRHARGLEGLLKRYFS from the coding sequence ATGAGTGAATTAGTCATTGAAAACCAAATCGGCGTAGCCAAAGGAACGGAACTCGAAAAAGAGGTCATGGATAATTTTCGGGGGGAAACCGCCGAGGTCGGCCTTTACTTAGCCATGGCCAGACAGGCCGAACGGGAAGGCTATCCTGAAGTGGCCAGGGCCCTTAAGGATTTCGCCTGGGAAGAGGCCAATCATGCCGCCCAGTTTGCTGAATTAAACGGGCTCATCTCCACCAGCACCAAAGAAAATGTTGAAAGAATGCTGAAAGGTGAGCAGATGGCCAACAAGGGGAAAAGGGCGGCCGCCCTGAAATCGAAAGAGTGCAATATCGATGCCTGCCATGATTTTTTTGATGAATCGGCCAGAGATGAGGGGCGTCATGCCAGGGGGTTGGAAGGGCTTCTGAAGCGTTACTTTTCATAG